In Zingiber officinale cultivar Zhangliang chromosome 9B, Zo_v1.1, whole genome shotgun sequence, the genomic window CTATGAATCACTCAGTGCCTGTGCTAACCAATAAGAATCAGCGACCACCAGCTTGCCAACTTATTCGGTTCAATGGATCAACTCTCAAAATTTGACAATTAAATCAAGAGATTTTGCATGCTCGATACAATAACAACCCCCACTGAATCTTTATCCCACAATGTGGAGTCGGCTATATATATTCTCTTACGTTATtcctcatttatatttaaatgaattttatattattttatcgtTGTTAATTAAATCTTCTTGAGTCTCTCTTTCTCGATTAATATTCGTCTTCAGGATCTCATATCGTCTCATGGGTATTTATTAATTGCTATAGAGTTGCAAGTGGAGTAAAGACTCATAAATGTTTGTAAAATTGAATGACCGATTAAAAGCACACACGAAAATAAATCCAATCTGATTGAACTAGATTCTTTAAACTAGGATGATTCAAGTGAACAAACATATGGTTGTCTGATTCAATCGATTGAATTGACCGATCGAGTGATTTGACTGAAAAGGAAAGGCATCTGAAGCTTAATCATTTACCTCCATGATCATGGACatcgatatatatataaaacactgAATCTAAGGTgactggtatatatatatattagtcatTACGTACATAAACTGTAagtgtaatataatatataaacacGTGTAAATTAGTACCTCAGACACATAAATTAGACTTGGCAAGCTCATGCAGTAGTGTAACGTAAGGGCGACGTTCGAAAACCACAACAGTAAATTATTATAACAAACACTTTctcgtaaaaaattaatttaattttttatatcaaatattaaattgaCAAGAACATATACTGCACATTATCTACATATACTATACACTTTATCTTAGCTATGAGGCTGAGAAATATATACTTTCTAACATTGTTGGTCTAATATATTGATAAAAACTTCTCTACTTATGATGTTGTCAATTTTAAAATATAGAATATTaacctaatttaattttaaattccatcaaaattagttattaaatgttgagatttttaattaaataataaaatatatatcgagtctttattttatattttattttattattattattttggttaataataataatgaaaatattattaaattttagaataaattagaagcataaaaattaaaataaaacttaaatttcatgcATTGAATTATTCTTATTTTAACTGGACAAAcaccttttgttttttttcgagGTTGTGAAACCAGGGTGGACGCAAAAGGGAGGCTTCGGCCTCCCTCAACCGAGGCTGCCTTTGTAACTCCCCATAGACTCTAGCAGTGGTCTCCGCCTAGCTCATGACGGGACGGGTGGCACAACTCATTCTCTAACAACAAGACTATCAGAGAAGAAGGTTAGGTCGCACGATACAACTCAatctcttttgtttttctttagtAAAACAGTgctcttttgataaaaaaaatcgtGCCGTTTAATTTAaacgatttttttaaaaaaaaaatagtggaaCGATATGATGCCGTTCCACTTAGCCGTACAAAAAAAGTTATTTGTGCAAGTCAGCCCCCGTCCCTATGGAAACAATGTGTGGAGTCGAAAGGAAGGGAGATTTGTGTATGCATTGAATCAATTAGTTATTGATTTTATTCGCAACTATATCAAAATGATATAGTCTACTTCAAGATCATTTCCTATACACATAACACTTCAAAATTGATCATAATGaagatgtgtatatatatatctcgAAAACAAGTTAACAAAGCAAAGGTAAAAGTTGGAATATTTGTTAGTGGAGAAAATATTTATCTCCTAAGCACAAATTATCCCTAATTTATACTTCATcatgtatatatatagatatatatatgagTATGTTATTGTTGATTGAATAACGATGGCACGATGTCTTCCAAGAGACCGTAGTCGTGGACTACTTGTAGATTCTGTGGTGGAGGTAGGTCATCGACATACGAACATGTACTAGGTTTCATGGGAGATGCTACTACTTGGTGGTTGAGAAACATTGTTGGCATGTTTGTTAGCGAAGAGGGCGGCGACATCAAAAGGTTGATGCAATTTCCACCGTGAAAGTTTGAAGTGCTATAATGATTGTGTTTCCCTTCGTAGGTGGTGACAACGGTCATCGGATCTTCATGTGATCTCTCCACTCTCTTCTTCACGTTGCATTTTGGAGTAGTGCATCGAAAATAGCTTCTGAAATTAATTATATGAAATCTATCAAAAGTATTAGATTAATTATATAGCATGTAATTGATTTAAATGGATTGAGCTGTTTGAGAGATGAATGACCTTGGAAATGGACTGTTTTTGACCGCCTTCTGGCCATACTTCCTCCATCGATAGCCGTCTTCAAGATGATCAACTTCACTTTTGGTCATGAAAGCAAATCTCGGCTCTCTTTGCCTTTTCTCTCTTTGTTTCTTTGATTTGTTACTAGTCCTATACAATCAATTGAGAAGTATATAATCAAGATTTTTAATCAAATTATAATACACAAGGAGAGAAACTAATTAAGccctaaaactaaaactaaaaaagGTATATTTATTCTCACTCCATAGAAGAGGAaattaaaaactatatataatacttgttttttactatatatatatatatgtgtgtgtgtgtgagagagagagagagagagagagaaaaaataaagccTTAAAAGTTGGATTTATTTTGTTAGGCAACAAGGAGAGagcaagagaaatcaaattaaaccctaaattcaatattaaaacttCAAGTCTCCCATAATTATGAATAGAACAAATTAAAAGAAGGATAAATAATACTAATATGTAAAACAATATAAGAAAATTAGGTGTTCTAGGAGATAAAAGATAGCCAATTAGGTCCTAATTATTGAAATGGAGGACTAGTGATAAAAACctacactttcttcttcttgtgctcAAGGCCAACTTCATCATCATCTCCTTTTGccatcttcctctcttcctcatgGCCTATCGGCTCCGTGGTAGAAGAAGACATCGAGGAATTGGGCATCATTTGATGTTGCGTTGCTATGCCATCTTCAATCTCGATCTTTCTACTTGTATCAAAAGCCTCTCCATTGAAGTAAAAGGGGAAGTGATCATGATCCTTCTTTATGATATCTTCTGCCATGATGAAGAATTAATTGAAGATCGTGAGaattgaaaactttggatgaaagtttggaagagagaaaagaggaaAAAGGCCTAAGGGTTTGGCTTTAGTTGTGCATGCTCCTTCTTTAAGGTTATTTCATAGTGCAATTTAATGGATAGAGCAATTAAAGGAGGACTTTTGAACACTCACACCACACTCTTTCTTGTCTTCTCATgtgtaatatattatatataaatattttttaaaatatatatattattttaaggaagtagaaatattgaaaattttaatttttatttatttgttttagaGGAAAATTTTCACATGTAAAATACTTTGGCTTTGATCTCTTGGCATTAACTTGATAGAATATCATAACACTATTTCTCAGCTAGGACAAAAGCTACAAGGTTAATTAGTTAAAATCCTTCCTGATAATTTGTATAATTATATTATTGACCCATGTTGAAgctttattacaataaattgacACTTTTTAACAATGGAGAGGGTAAATGAAATATTTTCAGAAGTAGGAAGGGGGAAATGCAATTTATTAAATGATACAGAGTATTTAAAAGGTTTCTGGGGCAAAGTGAAAATTTCCTtcgattttattttaattcttttgTTCGTGAGCGGGAACCGGCAACGGCGGTCAATGTCTGCTGTCGGGAACCGACACTTCGGCACGTGCGAGATTCGGGGGTCTTAGGCGGTGCCCGACAGCCGTTAATCGCCGTCCGATCTCGATCGGACGTCGCAAGCGCTAGATTTCTCCGACTCCTGTCGAGATCGGACGACGCAGAGGTTAGATTTTCTTCGGCTCCATGATGCCCGGGTGGGCCCGGAAAAGAGTAGACTGTGACATGTCACCAACAAAATCTCATGAATTAGATTGAGATTGAGACGGTGCCGCTTGCTGCTTTGAGTAAGCGTTTGGTTTAGGTGTAGAAATAGGAATGAGAATAGGTTTGAGAGTCGATTGAAATGAGAACGGTTTTAgctattttaatattattgtttggtttataaatttgaattaggtattgatttatttttcaaatatcgatttaatttttaaaacttttattaaaaatttataataaatcaatgtataaaaaaaaaaaaagatatctgTGACCGCTTTTCCTATTTGACCGAACATGTTCTTAGGACATCCATAGTAATTAGAGTCAATTGAGAGCTCCTTCGTTGTCATATTTGTgccacatcaaaagttaaaaatctcACACCCCTTTCCACTATAAAAAAATCTCTCAACAACTTCTTCATGGGTCTCACACTTTtgattatatatatttcattatcTCTTCTTCatatttacattttatataattaaattttaataaaatttaaattcataaattactaacataaaataactttcataattaaaaaaattacataaatatcaCAATACATATATCgcaattaataaaaatttttcaCTGATTACAATTATAGCGTGCTCAGATATACTCAACTAAGTCGGCCCGAAGTTGATGATGTAGTTGATTATCACGTAGCTCGTAATTTCTACGAATGTATGCTTGAAATTCTTGAATGGAGCCTTGAAATATTTGTGATTGAGAATCTCCTTCATCGTTCGACCAATTGACTACTGCATCTCCCTCATTCTCAATAATCATGTTGTGCAAAATAATACAGGtatacatgatgtccttcaaattATCCTTGTACCAAAATCATCCTGGACCtttttgttggggatcggacggccggcttgaaggggggttggatagacggcacccccaaatactcgcttcctacgtatttgttagcacagcggaatacaaacaatacaaatacaaatacgaaagctaaagactaagaatgagaaagacaagcaaaccaattgacacgatcgtttaacgtggttcggagattagggctcctactccacggctgtccgtaaggtggacgatcccgatccttcggtggattactccccggcaaactccggctagcacaatcctccttgtcggtggagaaacctcgccacaactcgatcaagaacacttggattgctagagcactagttgactactaattagaggttacccaccactaatttcgtcaactcaaaccaagctcccaagcttttgttttataggccacgggttagaaaaccccgcctaccagtcgacggCTATgatcctctgtggaaattcgaccgctacatcccaacggctcgattccacacattctgtcgCTACCGATCGCCTCAGCCGATCGCGCGATCgctaaaacatgcaatgatcGCTACAAGATGGCGCTACAAGATCGCTACAAGATCGCcacaagaaaccctaaaactaggattttactccgagtacaatctctcgtacacgcacctcacccttatgactcacttgattcttccttgcagctttgacctttgccttcaagcctacttccttcgGCTCTCCCtctgatgcattcaagcccgcggctcgtccccaatgccatccttcgcgtatgcctcgagttccctcggcccttgtcctcgccgccttgtccacggtccctgatgctccatccttcaccggaccaaGCCATCAACtcgagtcacatgtgtatcccgCAAACccgcacaactcaaatacacatatcaaatacaggaacctaacttaaaccctttgcccaaacaccaaaacacatggtcccgcggaccattgggattgctccaac contains:
- the LOC122024934 gene encoding WRKY transcription factor 71-like — its product is MAEDIIKKDHDHFPFYFNGEAFDTSRKIEIEDGIATQHQMMPNSSMSSSTTEPIGHEEERKMAKGDDDEVGLEHKKKKVTSNKSKKQREKRQREPRFAFMTKSEVDHLEDGYRWRKYGQKAVKNSPFPRSYFRCTTPKCNVKKRVERSHEDPMTVVTTYEGKHNHYSTSNFHGGNCINLLMSPPSSLTNMPTMFLNHQVVASPMKPSTCSYVDDLPPPQNLQVVHDYGLLEDIVPSLFNQQ